One stretch of Sulfuricystis multivorans DNA includes these proteins:
- a CDS encoding right-handed parallel beta-helix repeat-containing protein has product MTDFPRFGVGATAHRSRFGMALRCIFAFSVLGGTWAACLADDLPGTPQYLGEVRRDPSGRLVTVPAPAANETAARPTGRVLKVGPHQEIRLISTAAKLAQDGDTIEIEAGDYPGDVAVWKQNELTIRGVGGRPRLIAAGASAEGKGIWVIRGGRIVVENLEFTGARVSDKNGAGIRFERGHLIVRKCRFHDNENGILTGSGNQELEIEDSEFGHNGAGDGYSHNIYVGAIRKLTVTGSYFHHAKAGHLLKSRAAENYILYNRLTDEAGGRASYELEFPNGGVNYVIGNIIQQSSTPENPVLISFGAEGYKHPTNQLYLINNTLHDERPQGGYFLVAKPGFQIVKAYNNLLIGKRPLNSGGIDGEFVNNPNVEWEPFVLPQRHDYRIKRDSPLHRTWRDPGSANGFSLAPVREYVHPTSTRPLTTTPTLPGARQTLEPDRE; this is encoded by the coding sequence ATGACAGACTTTCCGCGCTTCGGCGTTGGCGCGACGGCACATCGCTCCCGTTTCGGGATGGCGCTACGTTGCATCTTCGCCTTCTCCGTCCTTGGCGGCACCTGGGCGGCTTGTTTGGCCGACGACCTGCCGGGCACGCCGCAATACCTCGGCGAAGTGCGCCGCGATCCAAGCGGCCGGCTCGTCACCGTGCCGGCACCGGCGGCCAATGAGACCGCCGCGCGTCCCACCGGCAGGGTGCTGAAGGTCGGACCGCATCAGGAAATCCGGCTCATCTCCACCGCCGCCAAACTCGCCCAGGATGGCGATACGATCGAGATCGAGGCCGGCGACTATCCGGGCGATGTCGCGGTCTGGAAGCAAAACGAGCTGACCATCCGTGGCGTCGGCGGTCGCCCGCGGCTGATCGCCGCCGGCGCCAGCGCCGAAGGCAAGGGCATCTGGGTGATCCGCGGCGGCCGTATCGTCGTCGAGAACCTCGAATTCACCGGTGCGCGCGTGTCGGACAAAAATGGCGCCGGTATCCGTTTCGAGCGCGGCCACCTCATCGTGCGCAAGTGCCGCTTCCACGACAACGAGAACGGCATCCTCACCGGCAGCGGCAACCAGGAGCTCGAGATCGAGGACAGCGAGTTCGGCCACAACGGCGCCGGCGACGGTTACAGCCACAACATCTACGTCGGCGCGATCCGCAAGCTCACCGTGACCGGCAGCTATTTCCATCACGCCAAGGCGGGGCATCTGTTGAAGAGCCGCGCCGCGGAAAACTACATCCTTTACAACCGCCTCACCGACGAAGCCGGCGGCCGCGCCAGCTATGAGCTCGAATTCCCCAATGGCGGCGTCAACTATGTGATCGGCAACATCATCCAGCAGAGCTCCACGCCCGAAAACCCGGTACTCATCTCCTTTGGTGCCGAGGGCTACAAGCATCCCACCAACCAGCTCTATCTGATCAACAACACGCTGCACGACGAACGCCCGCAAGGCGGCTATTTCCTCGTCGCGAAACCCGGCTTCCAGATCGTCAAGGCCTACAACAACCTGCTGATCGGCAAGCGGCCGCTCAACAGCGGCGGCATCGACGGTGAATTCGTCAACAATCCGAACGTCGAATGGGAACCCTTCGTGCTACCGCAGCGTCATGACTATCGCATCAAGCGCGACAGCCCCCTGCACCGCACCTGGCGCGACCCCGGCAGTGCCAATGGCTTCAGTCTCGCACCGGTACGCGAATACGTGCATCCCACTTCGACCCGACCGCTGACCACCACGCCGACGCTGCCCGGCGCCAGGCAAACACTCGAACCCGACCGGGAATAG